One Sanguibacter keddieii DSM 10542 genomic window carries:
- a CDS encoding helix-turn-helix transcriptional regulator, whose product MTTSVLAPGWSYSTAASRLDVTAAGVRRTVLLREDESTQLATALVAGRSVFVCGEPGVGKTHLLDRFTQSDAFYAVAPAGPGARDAGPEASGSPVWISVGASRAESHVPLGALLAVLPDVDVPVTAPVGVVRRVVLDALRAMSAGRRVIVRLDDAHLLDELSARVLAGLARQDELQLVATMRSHRASQSPWLEMWKDGAVDRIDLRRASKPQVDGWLRKALGGPVSERVLHHMWLATQGNPLLLVETTVEAFVDGTVRRDGDVWVWSGEAPVGDRLTHLVEHDLGSLSPVERQALRLVATAGTVDRDTLERIVPSAAVDHLVAEGLVASGRHGTGSAGSGPAHLGCALVYGQVLRATTSTARRRLDLEQLRDVQDDLEQQSGAVLVESVDTALACGVRESAERITGALQGALMAGQCETAVRVATNALRVTEPRDPVRLRLLHGRALAWYYLDQSARAVRDIDELRDEVSRTDLDPDVRAALLADVSDIVVGIEQHQHGDSEAALDEVARLRTELTALFGEVLPARVELRLQVARITVLGSAMRLGECRDECTALLEGPSAYSPDVLPLVPLLLLDLTQRGQLFAAQALAQRFFGVAQAHADTRPWSVAEIFSVGYFTMVGLGEVDLAESIVAALDEPDVPFNVDPTANRMLRGGVASLRGRWSHARDELHAANAQLALSDVIGLSAMSLVSEAVMALASGDTTGGRELLDRARQVPTRLYGSYMQAEVRLVRLDASGWLRDPAYSEQALELAVWARERGLNRVELDAVHRAVVAHYGDGRMSRATDLVERARELVSQVDGRRAQALTAHVEAMASGDPHLLLVASHELGQCGVWLPPTQRSVTLTRREQEIAGLAAGGLSSREIAERLVLSVRTVDSHLSRVFAKAGVKNRRELGAALRGAI is encoded by the coding sequence ATGACGACGTCTGTCCTCGCACCCGGATGGTCGTACAGCACCGCAGCCTCCCGTCTCGACGTGACCGCGGCCGGCGTCCGACGCACGGTGCTGCTCCGCGAGGACGAGAGCACGCAGCTCGCCACCGCCCTCGTCGCGGGCCGCAGCGTGTTCGTCTGCGGTGAGCCGGGTGTCGGCAAGACCCACCTCCTCGACCGGTTCACCCAGTCCGACGCGTTCTACGCCGTCGCGCCTGCGGGCCCGGGTGCGCGGGACGCGGGCCCCGAGGCGAGCGGCAGCCCGGTGTGGATCAGCGTGGGCGCCAGCCGCGCCGAGTCGCACGTCCCGCTCGGTGCGCTGCTCGCGGTGCTGCCCGACGTCGACGTGCCGGTCACCGCTCCCGTCGGCGTGGTGCGCCGCGTGGTGCTCGACGCGCTCCGTGCGATGTCTGCGGGGCGGCGGGTCATCGTCCGGCTCGACGACGCGCACCTCCTCGACGAGCTCAGCGCCCGGGTCCTCGCCGGGCTCGCGCGGCAGGACGAGCTCCAGCTCGTGGCGACCATGCGCAGCCACCGCGCCTCGCAGAGCCCCTGGCTCGAGATGTGGAAGGACGGCGCGGTCGACCGCATCGACCTGCGCCGGGCCAGCAAGCCGCAGGTCGACGGCTGGCTGCGCAAGGCGCTCGGCGGCCCCGTCTCCGAGCGCGTGCTGCACCACATGTGGCTCGCCACCCAGGGCAACCCGCTGCTCCTCGTCGAGACGACCGTCGAGGCCTTCGTCGACGGGACCGTCCGCCGCGACGGCGACGTCTGGGTGTGGTCGGGCGAGGCTCCCGTCGGCGACCGGCTCACCCACCTCGTCGAGCACGACCTCGGCAGCCTGAGCCCTGTGGAGCGCCAGGCCCTCCGGCTGGTCGCCACGGCCGGCACCGTCGACCGCGACACCCTCGAGCGGATCGTGCCGTCGGCAGCGGTCGACCACCTCGTCGCCGAGGGGCTCGTCGCGTCCGGACGGCACGGGACCGGCTCGGCCGGCTCCGGCCCTGCCCACCTGGGCTGCGCCCTCGTGTACGGCCAGGTGCTGCGGGCCACGACGTCGACCGCGCGTCGCAGGCTCGACCTCGAGCAGCTCCGTGACGTGCAGGACGACCTCGAGCAGCAGAGCGGGGCGGTCCTCGTCGAGTCGGTCGACACCGCCCTCGCCTGCGGCGTCCGCGAGTCCGCCGAGCGGATCACCGGTGCGCTCCAGGGCGCTCTCATGGCAGGCCAGTGCGAGACGGCGGTGCGGGTCGCCACGAACGCGCTGCGCGTCACCGAGCCCCGCGACCCCGTCCGGCTCCGGCTGCTGCACGGCCGCGCTCTCGCCTGGTACTACCTCGACCAGAGCGCACGGGCCGTCCGTGACATCGACGAGCTGCGCGACGAGGTCAGCCGCACCGACCTCGACCCTGACGTCCGCGCGGCGCTGCTCGCCGACGTGAGCGACATCGTCGTCGGCATCGAGCAGCACCAGCACGGCGACAGCGAGGCCGCGCTCGACGAGGTCGCGCGCCTGCGGACCGAGCTGACCGCGCTCTTCGGCGAGGTCCTGCCCGCGCGGGTGGAGCTCCGGCTGCAGGTCGCCCGGATCACCGTGCTCGGCAGCGCGATGCGCCTCGGCGAGTGCCGTGACGAGTGCACCGCGCTCCTCGAGGGGCCCTCCGCGTACTCGCCCGACGTGCTCCCGCTCGTCCCGCTGCTGCTCCTCGACCTCACGCAGCGCGGGCAGCTCTTCGCGGCGCAGGCGCTCGCCCAGCGGTTCTTCGGCGTCGCCCAGGCGCACGCCGACACCCGCCCCTGGTCCGTGGCCGAGATCTTCAGCGTCGGGTACTTCACCATGGTCGGGCTCGGTGAGGTGGACCTCGCCGAGTCCATCGTCGCGGCCCTCGACGAGCCCGACGTGCCCTTCAACGTGGACCCGACGGCCAACCGCATGCTGCGCGGCGGGGTCGCCTCGCTGCGCGGACGGTGGTCGCACGCGCGCGACGAGCTCCACGCGGCGAACGCCCAGCTCGCGCTGTCCGACGTCATCGGGCTCTCGGCGATGTCCTTGGTGTCCGAGGCCGTCATGGCGCTCGCCTCGGGTGACACGACCGGTGGGCGCGAGCTCCTCGACCGCGCCAGGCAGGTCCCGACCCGCCTGTACGGGTCGTACATGCAGGCCGAGGTCCGGCTCGTCCGCCTCGACGCGAGCGGGTGGCTGCGTGACCCCGCCTACTCGGAGCAGGCGCTCGAGCTCGCCGTCTGGGCGCGCGAGCGCGGCCTGAACCGGGTCGAGCTCGACGCGGTGCACCGCGCGGTCGTGGCCCACTACGGCGACGGGCGGATGTCCCGGGCGACCGACCTCGTGGAGCGTGCCCGTGAGCTCGTCAGCCAGGTCGACGGCCGCCGGGCCCAGGCGCTGACCGCGCACGTCGAGGCCATGGCCTCGGGCGACCCGCACCTGCTCCTCGTGGCCTCCCACGAGCTCGGCCAGTGCGGCGTGTGGCTGCCCCCGACCCAGCGCTCCGTGACCCTCACACGACGGGAGCAGGAGATCGCGGGGCTGGCAGCCGGCGGTCTCAGCAGCCGGGAGATCGCCGAGCGCCTCGTGCTGTCGGTCCGCACCGTCGACTCGCACCTGTCGCGGGTGTTCGCCAAGGCGGGCGTGAAGAACCGCCGGGAGCTCGGCGCAGCCCTGCGGGGCGCGATCTAG
- a CDS encoding phage tail sheath family protein, whose product MPTYTAPGVYIEEIPSSQKVLSSAPTAVAAFVGFTERAPLDDPTDPEGLAPRLVTSWTQFEKLYGGFVEGAVLPLSVYGFFLNGGSLAYVVRIPNVQPAGEPARLALPAVDRALGLPIAVESIEPDANISVAVETVEPDEDVDGPSAFTIRILEGDEVVESYEDLTIGGATDAATVINKTSTRVKVEVTLEAKTDLSSQLEILKPGLYPLEKAAPVSVPVSGRKFAGSENARTGINGLAIAEDVTIVAVPDLVTAATREDGTLDLDLWKAVQTALIAHCELHPNRMAILDAPPGFGPQQVKEWRTETAQYDSAFATLYYPWIKVENPVPGATQADVLIPPSGHVAGVWARTDDARGVWKAPANDTIRGVLDVERSITQNEQSILNPLGINAIRPFGTRGIRIWGARTLASDTDWQYINVRRLFNMIESTILEGTQWAVFEPNDVTLWEGVKRTLTGYLHGLWQSGALFGASADQAFFVNCDSTTNTPESIDAGKLVVEVGIAPVKPAEFVIFRISQNKQTGS is encoded by the coding sequence GTGCCTACCTACACCGCGCCCGGCGTCTACATCGAAGAGATCCCGTCGTCCCAGAAGGTCCTCTCGTCGGCGCCCACCGCCGTCGCAGCCTTCGTCGGCTTCACCGAGCGCGCGCCGCTCGACGACCCGACCGACCCCGAGGGCCTGGCCCCGAGGCTCGTCACCAGCTGGACCCAGTTCGAGAAGCTCTACGGCGGGTTCGTCGAGGGCGCCGTGCTGCCCCTGTCCGTCTACGGGTTCTTCCTCAACGGCGGCAGCCTCGCCTACGTCGTGCGCATCCCCAACGTGCAGCCGGCCGGCGAGCCCGCCCGCCTCGCGCTGCCGGCCGTCGACCGTGCGCTCGGCCTGCCGATCGCGGTCGAGAGCATCGAGCCCGACGCGAACATCTCCGTCGCGGTCGAGACGGTCGAGCCCGACGAGGACGTCGACGGCCCCTCCGCCTTCACCATCCGGATCCTCGAGGGCGACGAGGTCGTCGAGAGCTACGAGGACCTCACCATCGGTGGGGCCACCGACGCCGCGACGGTCATCAACAAGACGTCGACCCGCGTCAAGGTCGAGGTCACCCTCGAGGCCAAGACGGACCTGTCGAGCCAGCTCGAGATCCTCAAGCCCGGTCTGTACCCGCTCGAGAAGGCCGCCCCGGTCTCGGTGCCCGTCTCCGGACGCAAGTTCGCCGGCTCCGAGAACGCCCGCACCGGCATCAACGGTCTGGCCATCGCCGAGGACGTGACGATCGTCGCGGTCCCCGACCTGGTCACCGCCGCGACCCGCGAGGACGGCACCCTCGACCTCGACCTGTGGAAGGCCGTGCAGACCGCGCTCATCGCGCACTGCGAGCTGCACCCCAACCGCATGGCCATCCTCGACGCCCCTCCCGGCTTCGGCCCGCAGCAGGTCAAGGAGTGGCGCACCGAGACCGCGCAGTACGACTCGGCCTTCGCGACGCTGTACTACCCGTGGATCAAGGTCGAGAACCCGGTCCCCGGCGCCACCCAGGCGGACGTCCTCATCCCGCCGTCCGGCCACGTGGCCGGCGTGTGGGCCCGGACCGACGACGCCCGCGGCGTGTGGAAGGCCCCGGCCAACGACACCATCCGCGGCGTGCTCGACGTCGAGCGCTCGATCACCCAGAACGAGCAGTCGATCCTCAACCCGCTCGGCATCAACGCGATCCGGCCCTTCGGCACCCGCGGCATCCGCATCTGGGGCGCGCGCACCCTCGCCTCGGACACCGACTGGCAGTACATCAACGTCCGTCGTCTGTTCAACATGATCGAGTCGACGATCCTCGAGGGCACCCAGTGGGCCGTCTTCGAGCCCAACGACGTCACGCTGTGGGAGGGCGTCAAGCGAACGCTCACCGGCTACCTCCACGGCCTGTGGCAGTCGGGCGCACTGTTCGGCGCGAGCGCCGACCAGGCGTTCTTCGTCAACTGCGACTCGACGACCAACACCCCCGAGTCGATCGACGCGGGCAAGCTCGTCGTCGAGGTGGGGATCGCGCCGGTCAAGCCGGCCGAGTTCGTGATCTTCCGCATCAGCCAGAACAAGCAGACCGGCAGCTGA
- a CDS encoding phage tail protein: protein MAAGLFTNDPIIAQNFFLEIDGSVISSLTSVTGLDIEVAVSTTRQAGAGGVAEAIKAMGTRTLAPEITLVRVAPLDSPNDNMWKWFNEVRGSGLAATDRAAQRKNGSIVLYDSAKNEVARFNFFSAWPSRIATDGLSVDSSEVVKETITLQCERLERVK from the coding sequence GTGGCCGCAGGCCTGTTCACCAACGACCCGATCATCGCGCAGAACTTCTTCCTGGAGATCGACGGATCCGTCATCTCCTCGCTCACCTCCGTGACGGGCCTCGACATCGAGGTCGCGGTGTCGACCACCCGTCAGGCCGGTGCCGGCGGCGTCGCCGAGGCCATCAAGGCCATGGGCACCCGGACCCTCGCACCGGAGATCACCCTCGTCCGCGTGGCACCGCTCGACTCGCCCAACGACAACATGTGGAAGTGGTTCAACGAGGTCCGCGGCTCCGGCCTGGCCGCGACGGACCGCGCCGCCCAGCGCAAGAACGGCTCGATCGTCCTCTACGACTCCGCCAAGAACGAGGTCGCCCGCTTCAACTTCTTCAGCGCGTGGCCGTCGCGCATCGCGACCGACGGGCTCTCCGTCGACTCCAGCGAGGTCGTCAAAGAGACCATCACCCTCCAGTGCGAGCGTCTCGAGCGCGTCAAGTGA
- a CDS encoding DUF6760 family protein: MLRYPAEALWQEIAYLAYHLHWTVDDLLDLEHLDRVRMIRAVSSLNERAWEAVRESV; the protein is encoded by the coding sequence ATGCTCCGTTATCCGGCAGAAGCCCTGTGGCAGGAGATCGCGTACCTCGCGTACCACCTGCACTGGACCGTCGACGACCTCCTCGACCTCGAGCACCTCGACCGGGTCAGGATGATCCGAGCGGTGTCCTCGTTGAACGAACGCGCATGGGAGGCCGTCCGTGAGAGCGTCTGA